Part of the Zygotorulaspora mrakii chromosome 2, complete sequence genome, CCCTGGATGACGATCCTATATGGGTCTCACCCAGCAAGATtgatttttataatttgaGCAAAGACTCTGAAGAATCTACCATGGCTAACAGGAAAGCAGCTGCGCTTCTGGAGTATCCTTACGATAATAAGACATACGAACATCATAATGAGGATACAAATTCTTTAAGAGAACTTTCTTATGCATACCTGGCAAGTTTTGTTGGCTCAGATCAAGAGAGCGAAAGGTTCGACGATAAGCCCGTCCGTTTGCATTTTTGCGACTAATATAGAGTCATAGGAAATAAATATTAATAAACGAGAATTTATGCGTAGTCTGTacttgtttcaattgaacataACAGCTCTAGGATCCGTCGGAGTGCCATCTGCCGCGATTCCATGctgatgaaattttctctCAATATAAAGCAATCTAGCTTtgtcaaaattcaaatggtCCTCCCTCATAATTTTACTAATTTCGGCTTTAGCGAGTTCGTCTAAACCTGATCTCGAatcctcttcattttgagaaattatGTCAAAATTATGTGAGCTCAATCCCGATTCTAAATCGTCAACAAAGGAGTCATTAAGATTGATAGAGTAACcaaaacttcttttcattctaAAGTACCACTCTCTTATTTTATAAACTAGACAGGAATAGGCATTGGAATAGAGAATTGTTAGTAATAAAGATACAGTCTGGTTTCTGAGCATCAACTTTTCataccaattttttgcttGTTGTAGTACACAACAGCGACAAGACAGCAtatcagaaataaaaatgctGTTAGTTTAGATAGTGGAAGACTGCTCATCTTGATTAATATTCCGACCCTCAGTTAGCTTGTTTTATGACTACCATAAAATATTCAGAACATCCTTTACTTTTACGTTAAGGTTAATAAAGCTAGGAGCGAAATTGAAAGCCGCTTAGTATTACgttacttttttttaacggatatatacatatatagAAACAAGCAATAGCAGTAATTCTACGATACTATTACCatatttaattttttgtttgccTTACACCAAGAGTAATTACTTTGAACATGGCTCACTGTTGCGGAGTACACTAATTGCGTTTGGCGTAAGATATGTCAAGATCGCATCCCCCATAGTTATAATTGTTCAATCTCTCAATACACACATCCGCATCTTCGATGTTGGCATACTCAACGACAGCAATGCCCGTAGGAGAACCGTCTGCATTAAGCGTTAACTCTGCATTGATGACTTTACCAATTGTTTCGAAAAGGTCATATAAATCACTTGTGGCTGTAGAGAATGGCAGGTTAGCACAGTAGATAAGACTACTTCTTTCACCACTTCCAGTGACACCTTTCGTGAATTCAGAACCAGATGGTGGTGCGGTTGATGTAGTGAACTCGACAGCTGCTGGCTCGGTTTCTACAGGAGCCTCTGAAGATTCAAAAggctcttttctttcatttccaGCAATGTTACGGCCTTGTCTAACATCTAGTGGTCTTCCCTCAAGTTCATAGCCGTTGTATCTTTGAATAGCctcttccatttcttctaATGTTCCGTATATGACAGTCCCAAAACCTCTAGAATAACCATTTCGATCCATTTCAACGTCTGCACGGATCACTCTTCCACACTCTTTGAACATGTCTTTCAAAGCTTGCCAATTGATGGAATATGGGAGATTAGCGACGAAAACTTCAAAGGTAGCCTGCGGTTGCTGATGCTGATCCGGATACGGTTGTCTAGCTGCGCGCCCGCTTCGTTGTCTAACCGGAAGTCTTTCACGCGAACTTTCAGGTGGTGGATTGTCCTGTCTGACAAAAACTTGACGGTCCATGAAATACGAAGCATCAAACTTACGAATCGCTTCATCGACATCTTCTGAGTTGGTGTATTCAACCGTACCCATGCCTCTGTGGTGACCTCTGGAGGTGATAAT contains:
- a CDS encoding uncharacterized protein (similar to Saccharomyces cerevisiae YCL012C; ancestral locus Anc_1.407); its protein translation is MSSLPLSKLTAFLFLICCLVAVVYYNKQKIVYKIREWYFRMKRSFGYSINLNDSFVDDLESGLSSHNFDIISQNEEDSRSGLDELAKAEISKIMREDHLNFDKARLLYIERKFHQHGIAADGTPTDPRAVMFN
- a CDS encoding RNA-binding protein (similar to Saccharomyces cerevisiae GBP2 (YCL011C) and HRB1 (YNL004W); ancestral locus Anc_1.408), producing the protein MSELDRSGGYDDQRSRSRSPVHRHVSDERSYGGNQREYGYSRSRGGYGGRYEGRRSDFGRGDFTSGRGRGRGRGGFRDDGRRGRFRAARGDYGPVLARELDSTYDEKVNRNYGNSIFVGNLTYDCTPEDLKDHFSEIGEVVRADIITSRGHHRGMGTVEYTNSEDVDEAIRKFDASYFMDRQVFVRQDNPPPESSRERLPVRQRSGRAARQPYPDQHQQPQATFEVFVANLPYSINWQALKDMFKECGRVIRADVEMDRNGYSRGFGTVIYGTLEEMEEAIQRYNGYELEGRPLDVRQGRNIAGNERKEPFESSEAPVETEPAAVEFTTSTAPPSGSEFTKGVTGSGERSSLIYCANLPFSTATSDLYDLFETIGKVINAELTLNADGSPTGIAVVEYANIEDADVCIERLNNYNYGGCDLDISYAKRN